atctagctacttgggaggctgagattgggagaatcgaggttcaaagccagcccgggaaaattgtgagaccctggtctccaaaataaccagagcaaaatggactggaggtgtgcctcaagcagtagagcacctgctttgcaagtgcaaagcccttagtTTAAACGCCAGTCcgaccaaaaataataataataaaataaagagttGTGATAGGAACCTTAAGGTAAAAACTGGTACAtgaggaagcagaaaaaaaaacttaatgaatGTTACCAACACtgaaatctgttttaaaaaacaaaatttttgttaGAATTTAAAGGAATCATATTTGTATGCAGCAAGGTGTTTCCAACAGCCCCACATGTTTTTCAAGAAAGCCCAGTCCCTCAAGGAGGTCAATACTCTTCCCTTTCTAAGGGACAGCTAGGTGTGGACTGCTTGGCTGGCCCCTTTTGTCCCCCAAGGGGACTGCATCGATATGCTGAACAGACTACCTCTCAGTCACAGGAGTCTGTGCCAGCTTGCTTTAAACCCACCAATTGGGTAACAccctccaaacctgcttggagaACGCACTAACTCCCTGATAAAGTCTTCTGggtccctctcttccttcttgcaTATCCCCAAGCGGGCTCCCCCCTTCCCACTGACCCTGTGGCGCATGCAGGTTGCCCTCTTCTCTCTGGGATCGCTCAGTAATGAAAATGCTTCTGTTGCTTCCTGGTTATGCTGTCTCCTGTGAGTCACACCTGACAGACAACACCTGAACCTGCTTAAGCCATTCTCAACAGAGAGACTTCAGACCAAATTAGAAAGAACTGGTATTTACAAACAGCCAGGAATCCCAGGAGGTGAGACTCTTAAGAGGCTACCTGCCACAAGCACCATTACAACCCAAGACCAAAAAGAATAAACTCAGTGGAAGATGTTAAAATAGATTTATGGCTAATGTTAaatcaaggttttaaaaaataagcctattcagtcaTATTATTCTCataatggttttttaaaaacaaaattaattttacacTAGTAACacattaaataaaactttaaacatttaaatgacaatttattccatctttttttctttcttttggctgtaGTAGGGCTGGAACCCATGCACTCTACCCTGAGCTCATCCCCAGCCCAAAATATcatcttcttaaatttgtttagtttaaaaatgctttataaatatGCAAATGTTTCAACAGCACATAATAATagctatacatacatacatacatatatacacacacatgagaTTATCTTGTTCAAAAAATTTGTTAAGATCTTTTTGAATGGAGGTTGTTGTTCCACATAATGGGAACCATGAAAGGGTTTTAAACTTCAGAATCCCAAACTTAGACTTGCACTTTGGACTAAGGGCTCTGGCACTATTTGGTAGCTTAAGAATATGTAAAGAGTTCTGCACAGGCCCTAGCCCAGAGAAAGCACTCAAATACTTTCCTGTCATGACAAGAGATGGTGCTGTCTAAACTGGGTAATTCATGCACAGCCCATCACCTGAGAATCAAGCGCTAGGCTCTGGCTTTCCTAAGGAAAAAAGGAAGTGCTTTTGTTGAAACGGGCCTCAGCTCCTAGGCAGCGGACCATACTTCTCAGAAGTACATCAGAAAGGGCACTGTGCTGATGAGTAACTGGAAAGCTATGTGTGCATCCCATCTGACGCACTGCTGGGCATTCTTCCTCAACGCCATACCCAGTGCAGATGGGGCAAACAAGCTAAGTGGTAAGAAGTGCCAATACTCCTCACGGATGGCCAGCCTTTAAGTTCAGCCCACACCATAGGCAACAGAACATACATGACATGGTAATACTGGTGGACTTAAGAATGAGCCACATAGCTCAATAAACAGAAATGGGCAAAGGTCAAATGGCTGCGTCCTCTCCTTTACACCTGGTCTGTGAAGGGCAAGGGTCCACCGTCTGACAAGGGGTGGAGCATATAGCCTTGGCACTCGTGGGCCTGTTTCCTGTGCTCTTCCACTAGGGTTCTGGCTCATTTTCCTCCATGCGAGACAATAAATGCCTGAGGACAGGGGTGATGTCGTCCCCTTCTGTACAACCCAAAGGTCCCAGTCAAAACATGCAGTCTAGCATGGTAACCGAGCTTCCTGTTCTCCTCCCTCTACTGGGTACCTGCTGTGGCTTCTGTGAGTGCTGGGCAGCCCTGCCACTGGCCACTGGCACTCACACATAACAAACCAGCCAAGCCCTTGGCCTAGGAACTTTGTACCTGAGCAACAAGAAGCAACAAACCTCCAGGTCTCTTCCAGCCCTACTATTAAAGGATATGCCAGTTGGGCGTggcagcacatgcctgtaatccctgtagtttggagactgaggcaggaagccaCTACTGCTGGCTTGTTGGTTAACATCCGGGTCTTGCTACTTTTTgcctagcctggcctcaaaccatgatcctcgcctgaatagctgggattacaaatgtgcaccaccatacctggccctagCCTTGacattttttaagaagccacaccacgggctaggggtgtagctcaagtgatagagtgcttgcttagcatgctggaGGTCCtggatttgaaaagaaaagaatccaaGCCAGATATTTTGTAGAATATCCCTCACTTGGGTTTATCTTTCCTTAATTAGGTATGGGTTATAATTTTTGGCAGGaatgtatttttatatcataTCTGATTTGTCAACAAAATAACTCAATACACCTgtataaatacatagaaaaaataaagtctcaaaatttaaaaaaaaagaaaaaataaagagacacTATGCATTTAGTTTGACAGTGGCAGAATTGTAAATACGTCAATGCCAACAGGATGCTACCGACTAACCATCACATGTGTCCCAGCCAAACAGAGCCACAGAGGTAAGGGCAACTTATCAGCCACAGCTAGCAGAGCTCACGCCATTCTGTATTTTAGGAGCTCTGTTTTCACTACTGGACCAAAAAGTCTCAAATATCACATAAAAAAAGATACACTGATGAGGGAAATTTTTCTCTCACATTATATCCACTTAACAATTCTTTGTTTTGAATGGGGAATTCCTACCACTATTACTCACACCTcgttttagcatttttatttttttattttcattccaacAACTGTATCAAATGTGCCTTTCAAGAAAGACAAACCCGGACAAGGGGTTTAACTCAATGGTAGACTGCCTAGCCTGCacatggggggaaaaaaagacataccTTCCAGACACACTTACaaggtttcttttcttctttttttttttttttttttgttttggtcttactatgtagcccaggatgtcctgaaacttggaatcctcctgccaccttctcctgggtgctgggattacaggcatgcaccactatgcccagttcaaataaaaaattttaaattaaaaaataaaagacaggctGGAAActtggcttaagtggcagagcacctgcctagcaagtgcaaggccttgtgttcaaatcttagtactgcaaaaaaaaaaaaaaaaagagaaaaagtaagaaaatgtcACGGTCTGGCAAGAAAGTCCTCTAACATGCTGCTGACAGACATGAATTGATACGGTAGCTTCAGAAAGCTGCTTGGCCACTTCTAATCAAGTTGGACATGCCTGCCAGTATGACCCAgcatccactttttttttaaatatttacttaaaagaaaaatggggaaagaaaagcTTCAAAACCAGAGTAACACCCTGTTAAGAATATCTACTGTGTGgccggatgccagtggctcagacACCCGTAATCTgagctaaaaaacaaaaagaatgtctAATGTGCATTCAAAGTATTGGaaatcaggctttttttttttttttttctagtactggggcttgaattcagtaCCTATACCCTGAGCCATCctatcaacccttttttgtgaagggttctttcaagatagagtctctcaaactatcttccccaggctggctttgaacattgatcctcctgatctctgccccctgagtagctaggattataggcattagccactggcactcagctcattttctgtttcttgaccAGGACAGTGGTTCATAGGGACATTCATTCATCAAACTGTACAATTACCATTTGTGGCTTTTTCTGGATGTATATCataccataattttaaaaattatcttaaaattcataCACAAGAGTTGggtgatggtggctcatacctgtaatcccagctactcaggaggcggagatgaggaagatcctggttcaaggacagcccaaacaaataatttgtgagaccctatctcaaaaacactcaacacaaaaaagggctggcagagtggcacaagtgatagagtgcctgcctagcaagcatgaggccctgagttcaaaccccagtaccggaaagaaaaaaaataccttgaCTGTCACCTTTCCccaaaaaaattcaaactcaaTTAGCTATATAAAAATGTACCATCTTGCTGAGTGATGGTggatcacacttgtaatcctagctactcaggaagcagagatcaggaggatcaaggttcaaagttagttcgagagaccctatttccgaaatacccaaaacaaaacagggctggcagagtggctcaagtagtagagcgcctgcctagcaagtgtgaggccgagtttaaacctcagtaccaccaagaaaaaaaaaaagtaacatcttAATTTCATGTCCTCTTACATACACTCGAAGACGTGCATGTGAAGACTTCGCCCTTGGCAATCACGCCCACTCTGAGGACGCTTAGCTTCTCTCCCCAGCCCGGACAGCTTCCCTCAATTCAAGCATGTGGACCTAACTGCCTACTGGACATGTCCATCTGAATGCCTGACAGGTATCTCAAATGTAGCTCGGTCCAAAAGAAGCTCCTGATCTTCATCCCTCCCACACCAACACACCACTcctgaaattcaaagaaaatgtcTGGTGCAGATGAGAAAAATCTTAGCTACCACTTCAGTAAAAGGCAACTTTACCCCTCCAGTTATTCTGTCCAGAAACCCGAGAGCCACTCCTAACTCCTTATACCCCATACCCTATATCGAATCCAGGAGCCGATGAAGTGTCTCTGACCCTCCACCCTGCCACCACCCTGGTCTAACACCATCTAGATCTGAGCAACCAAGCCCAACGCAGAACCCTACTTCCCCCTTTGCTCTACCCCAGACCCCAGCAGCTCCAAGAGATTCTGTCAGAACAGAGATGAGGTCCTCCCACTTCACACATAAGTTCTCCAAGGGCTTCCTAAACCACATGCATAAAAGTCAAAATCCTCAATACGACCAACAAGGCCCCCGGCTCTCCTTCTGCAGGCATTCTCTTCCTCACTTCCCATTTTGCTCCTACACCCTCCTTTTGCTCTCTAGATCAGCTATGCTGGCCTCTGGGCTGTTCCTCGAACACTCTAAGCAAGCTCTGCCTGGGAGCTCTTCACCCTAACTCCCCCTGCCTGAAATGCTTTATCCCACACTTCCACAGGCTTGTCCTTACCTCCCTCCTCAGGTCCTTATTCAAATGCCaccttctcaaaaaaaatcacacacgcgcacacacacacagcactctCCATGTTATTTTCCTCCTCAGTACTTGACACCATCTTAAAATTTCATCACCAGCAACAAATACTACCAGTTGTCTTCCTTGAAAGATAACCATAGGTTGTTAGTTACAGTTTTGAATAAAAATTGTAGTTCATGAAAACAGTGGCTAGTTCAGTTTGCAACTCAAATAATCACCCAAGTGCTTTCCCTGGAAAGAGCCACCATACTTCCTTCAGTACACAGCTGAAGCACCTTACACCCAATACCCATTCGATCccatgaaatattaaaaagatacaTACACAAGCGTTAAGAGCTCATAAAATTAGGAATTCTTGCTGCTTCATTAAGGCTACTCTTTAGCAAAAGCACATTTCaatttttctgttgttgtctTGTAGTGAGTGTGTATCACGAAGAATAAGACGGTACTAGTACAGTTAGCTGCCAGGGCTTTGACTCCTGCTAAGATGCCTGCCTTGCACCATTAGTGCAAATGTCAATAGTGAAGGAAGCAATAAGATTTTAGAATTGTACCAGTAAGAAACCAGTTGTAGCCTCTCAGCCCCCTGAAGGGCAGCAGAGACCTATGGGAACAACATTGTCGCACACTGGTTCCCTAGAATTTAGATTACTGTTCACTGAAATGTGCATTTAGCCAAAACTCTCCAAAAAGTCTGCACCTATTTTCACCAGCACTGTCACAGTTAAGATGCACATGGTTCCCTCTTTCACTAATTTGGGAAGATTATAACATATGGCCACATCTGCCTGCCTAAACCCAATGCTAAAATAGAACCGATGTCCCAAGGCAGAGTAAAATCCAGGTACCAGATTTACAGAGATGCAGAGCCTCAGCTGTCAAACACAAGTTCATCCAAAAGCGCCCTCTCTTTATTGCAGCCATCCGTTGGTAAGAGGTACTCAGGGTTGAATTTCCAAGTATGTGCCACGTGCACACATCCTACATTTGCTTAAAGGGTgacattttaagatattttaatattgacattttaagatattttaatattaagtaCACAGCTGGAAAATGTCAGTGTGTAACAGCACAAACAAGACCCTAATTAATTGGTTCCTGGCTGGCCTCTGCCACATATATTGGTCTAAATTGACCCTTACCTTTAACTGCACACAGAATCACTGGAAGTCAACAATATGACAACGTGTACTGTCAGCACCCAAATGTCAACTATGTTCATAAAAAATGTCAAAGACAACCCTTATTGCCCCAAATGTCATTCTAAATAGGggaaaggaaagtaaaataaGTAGAAGCTGTGTATCCTCAGCTCACAAGGAATGCTGCTTGTCCCTCCACTTTTCCATGTAACTCCAAAGTGAACTAGGTTCTGTGGCTCTTAACTTTTTGTGGAGCATAAACCACTTGAGAATCATAGTTCTCTGCAGAAAAGCAGCAAAGGGGATGAGTCCATGCCTTTAGTTAAGAGTAGATGACAGAACTATGGATTCAAAGAAACCACCTAAGTCCAAatcctcaggaaactgaggccctggaACAGTAAAATGACTTACTTGTCCAAGGTCAACAGTGAGTTATAAGTGGAATCAAGAAATTAGCAACCcaaacaaattttgaaaaaaggCTGAAATTTTCTGAAAAGTTCTATGAGAGAACTACAGTAACAAAAAATACCAAGTAGAACTGGAAGGAACTGACACAAGTTCCAGAAAATTCCTTGATGGCTTAGGCTGAATGGGTAAGGAGAAACATGACCAGAAATCTTGAAAAGCACTCACCGTGTTCCACAAAGACATTGCAGTGTGGTCCTCCATGCCTGGatgattccttccttcctgctcctTTGATAAAGTGCAGGGCAGGCAAACTTGGCCTTCTTTGGTCCCCAAGAACTTTTCCAGGCTGCTGCCCCATAAAGCAGTGATAGGCACCCCTTTCCAGAAGAGGGTTTAAGATCTTCCAGAAGGGACAAAGGGCTTAGAAGGGAAAGGTAATGTACGAAGAATTTCACATTCACCACATCTGCTCAAGTCAGTAACTGAGGTCAATCACAGAAGGACATCTTCCATGACAAAAGAAAGCAGAGTTTTAGGCTGACATGCGTAAACAGGAGTTCCAATTATTTCCCCAGTTTTTCTCAATTTGAAGGACTGTAACTGCAACGTTACCCAAAAGTTTCttgattttaagtatattttacgGACTGAGTAACAGTTTGtcctaaagaagaaaaacttaCAAATATTCACAGGAGATGCTGAAAAGTGTCAACTATACCAAAATCATTTTGATTCCCAGGCATAAAGGAACCTGGATCGTCTTTGGATGCTTCTCCAGAACTTCTCCTGTGGAAGTCACCAACATCCTAGCTTAGTTTCTCCATCTTCCAACAAATTTCCTTTTGCTCTCCCTTCCCTGCCCTACTCTCCGGAGCTTGCCCTCCACTCGGACGAGAAGGAATGCATTGCCAGCAACTTTTAAGTCCGCTTTTTAAAAGGCCTGTGAAACCAATCCAGACTTTTCCTCTGCATTGAAGTTTTTGGCTGCGCTGAGACCAAAGCGGCCGTAGGCGACATTGGAAGAAGTCAGGGCATCAGAGGCTCGTGGGAGCAACCCGGGACAGAGGAGGCCTCTTGACAGCAGGGAGGGGATTTGAACTGGAGGCTCCGTGGCCAACCGTGGAGCCAGGAGCCACAGCAAGGGGCGGCTGCGGCGTAAAGGTGAGAGGGGGGATTACTCGAGGGGCTACGCTTCTCCACGCCTCAGAAACGGGGTGGTCCAGgtcaggggaaactgaggccaccCCCAGTGTCCCAGAGCCGGGTCAAGGCTGTAAGGGACGAAGGACTCTCGCGGCCCCGAAGGCGGCCACCGGGGGGAGGAGGCCCGGCCGCCTCAGCTGCCCCGAGCCCAGGGGTCTCTGCCCCAGACACCCCCTCCCCCGGCCCCGGACgctgccaccgccgccgccgAGCAGTCACATCCCCGAGCTCTGTCAAGGGACCAGCCGCTCCCGCCGGTAAGGGCCGTGGACAACGGAGGAGCTCCTCAGCCGCAGGACCCGGGAACCGGTTCCGGCTCCAGCGCTGCTCAGGGATAGACACCGAGCCCCGCAGCCGCCATGATGGATTACGAGCCGCTTCACAACGAGGCCAGGCCCCGCCCCCGATCCCGCCCCCAGCGACGTCTGGAGCCCACCTCGTGGGACCGAGAAGTCCCCAGCACCGCTTTTTCGGTACGCCGCCGCACCTTCCGGCGCTGGCTTCACTACCCGAGAGAGACCGGCCCAGCACGACCTTTTAAATGTGGCTTTTCGGAGCGCAAGGTGACCGGTGAGGAAGCGCCCACCTCCTCTGCACTGCCATTGGCCCGCAGGAATCCGAGTCATGTCGCTCTCTTCCGTCCCATTGGTCGGTGAGGGCAGTAGGGCGAGAGCTGCCCTCCAACCGCTTTCGGCGCCACCGCGGGGCGTATCGGGAGCTGTGGTCCCCGGCGCCCTCGGGTCCAGCACAGACACTTCTCGCCCTCTGATCCGGGCCCCTGAGCTGCGGCCCCGCCTCCTGGGAGCCGGTGGACTCCGGTCCGCCTAGCGTTGAGAGGCCAACTTCACCACTGCGCGAGCTGCAAGACCAGCGAAGAGCCAGAGCGAGGGGAAAACTGCGGATTGGATTTTCCCAGAACCGGAATTGGTACTTCCTTGAGCCTCTTCAGGGGAGAAAAAATTTGGCTTGCTCCGGCAAACCAAGGTATTTGGTGCCTTTTGTCCCTtcaccccccgccccccccccgccaaaTCGCATAAATATTGGAACCAGCAAAGAAATCTTAAGAACGCAAGCACAAAGGAACAATGGTTTGTCTCTTTGGGGTATCAGGAAGCTCACTCATTGAAGAAACAGTGTTCAGAGGGTATGCCAGGGTAAATTATAGATGTCTGCGCTAGAATGAACCTTTAATGGTTCAAGGTGAACACCTATCTGCATAAACACATCTCTACGttggatgggaaaaaaaaaatgcccagacTGGGTTTCACAGGCCTGTATAGCTAGCTAGTAACCTAAATGCACCAAACCTGCACCTGTCATAATTCATCTGCAACTAGAAAGTACCTGGTTCCCTATTCCTATCCCCATGTCCTACAATGGAGCACCTCATCAGGATATACCCATTTCGAAGGGGATCTGTTCATCACAGCATATGCTCTGTACTCAGCACGGTTAGCACCTTTCACGAACcgttatctcacttaatcctcactcTAGCCCGATGAGGCTTGTCATATTCACCGCTACACAGATGGGAAAGATTCAGACCCGTGACATATTGAAGGTCTCTTCTCTAGTCTGTGACAAGGTCAGTACTTCAGCCCAGATTAACCTTGTTCCAAAACGCATGGTCTTTCTACAGTACCATTCAGTACCAAATAACTGTTTAGCTAATGTTAGACAACTTCAAAAATTGCTTCTGATGCCAGGGGGCACCATGGCTCCACTGAGTGTTGTACATTCAGCTAAATGCTTAGAGATATTTCTGCCAGACTAAGAAATGGCATTTACTTTTGATAACACTTCGATTACTAGACCTAAGTCACAAGGAGATACTGAATGTGAAGCATATGAAAATTTGTGTCCACACTTAGAACTGGAATCTACAAATTCAGATCTTAATTAGTTTAGCTTTGTTCACTCTCACAAAATAATCTGGCTGGCAGATTACTGATTCAGATGGTAATAGTTTGGCACTTAGTTCTGTAGCATCACTCTTCAAACTCAGTGTTTTTGTTCCCCTCTAGATTATCTACCCCGGCTCATCCTGAATACTTTTCTTTTCGAAAATTTTACTTACTTGTATGCAACACCTAATTATTTCCTCCACATCTGCATTCTTCATTCTCTGATTTAGCTTAAAATTGGGCAATCTTTCTAATACACATTTCTTAAacaattcatttaacaaacatttactgagcacctgtcCTAGGTGTTGAGATTCAGCAAGGGGGTGGAAAGTGAGGTGCCTCTATCCTCCAGCAGCACACAGGGAGACAGGCAGTAAGCAAAATAAGTGATGATGCAAACAAGATTTGTCTCAATGCCAGAAGCTAAAACTCTGGATCATAACCTGTTCAGTCACTCAAACCTTCCTTTATGAAGGACTGTTTTATGACACTTCTCTAGAGCTTAAATCTCTTCCTGATTCAGTCACCCTTGGGCTTATCAAGTCACTTTACTTCTCCGAACTGGTTTCTTCACAGAGAAGCAGGAGCCATATTTACTTACTTTATTCAGTTATCCTGAGGTCAAACTAGATCTTGCTTGGTTTCAGACTGAGGGATATGTCACGGTAGTTACTGTAGAGGTCCTCTGCACTTGACTTAGAGCCTTGTCTCTAATCTCATTTTCTACTTTTAAGTGAGTTCCAAGGCCAGACTTTTTTTCTAGAGACCCACTGTAGCTTTTAAATCCTTGTGTAACACTGTAGAATGATACTTTTAAAACTACAATCTAGAACCCAGCAAATGACTGATAGAAATGTTACCCAATGTTGAAAGAAACCTCCTAAAGCTCATATAAACTTTATTAAAAGTGGTTCAGCTTGTTCTCACTTTTATAAAGCAAGGCTCCGTGACAGTGTAAGAATTTCATCTTATCTCATTTCTCAGCCTGCTGGAATTACTTAACAAGGGCGCCCTCTAGTGGGCCAcagaaagcaggcactctgatCTTTGTATGGCAGATTCTTTATTCAGCAGATACTGAATAAAAGAGTTTGGACTGCAGCTTGGGAGAAACCTGGCGAGGATGAATCCCACTCCTCATTCcgttcatttcttctttcaagaggTACACAGCCtgatgctggtggagtggctcaagtggtaagaacacctgctttgcaagtgtgaggccaaattcaaaccccagtgccaccaaaaataacaacaaaaagagtaTACAGCCTGAAACTTCTCAAAAACATGACAGGTGAGCCGACCTAAAGTTGCAAACATTGCCTATGGAATATTCAACTGACTGCAAATTCCTCAAAACAGGTGAATGgctaaaacaaaaatgagattaaaaagtaGTCTATCAACTAATGTTACAAAGAAACATACTACGTGATGAAAATGACTCCAACTGTATTTCAAAACTGTAGAATGCAAAGTTACTACCACTGAAGCCGTCCTAGGTTTGTCCTGAAGGCAGCTATGCTACTGAGCCCTCCTCCAACTGTATTCAGCCACTCATTACCCAGAACCCAGGAGCACAAACGAACATGAAGACAGTCTAGAGTACCAAAGCATTCCTCAGTACTTCACAGATGGGAAATACGACAGTAGCTGCATACATGGTGCCTTTAAAAAATGCTCCCAACACCTGAGCCAAGTACCATTTTTAAATAGTCATCAGAAAAACAGGCACAGGAATGCTAA
Above is a genomic segment from Castor canadensis chromosome 13, mCasCan1.hap1v2, whole genome shotgun sequence containing:
- the LOC141415779 gene encoding uncharacterized protein; amino-acid sequence: MSPTAALVSAQPKTSMQRKSLDWFHRPFKKRT